The following are from one region of the Carcharodon carcharias isolate sCarCar2 chromosome 27, sCarCar2.pri, whole genome shotgun sequence genome:
- the LOC121270101 gene encoding purine nucleoside phosphorylase-like isoform X1 yields MSPIDTVGCSYEQYKATADWLLDRTNHRPTVAIICGSGLGGLADSLKEQMIFKYSDIPNFPHSTVSGHAGRLVFGMLNGKSCVCMQGRFHFYEGHPVWKTTFPVRVFHLLGVETLIVTNASGGLNEDYKVGDIMVIKDHINLPGFAGINPLLGPNDDRFGERFPCMSDAYDKELRRLAAEVSRDLGYSAITHEGIYCGLAGPSYETIAESRMLRILGADAVGMSTTHEVIAARHCKLRVFGLSLVSNKVVMDYESLDRANHEEVLQAGKHSAELLEKLVTHIVGRIDCNSNMS; encoded by the exons atgctcATATGAACAGTACAAGGCAACAGCTGATTGGCTGCTGGATCGCACCAATCATAGACCAACTGTGGCCATTATCTGTGGATCGGGCCTTGGTGGACTGGCTGATTCATTGAAGGAGCAAATGATCTTCAAATACAGCGATATTCCCAACTTCCCACACAGTACAG TGAGCGGTCATGCTGGACGCCTGGTGTTTGGGATGTTAAATGGGAagtcgtgtgtgtgtatgcagggcCGATTCCACTTCTACGAGGGACACCCGGTGTGGAAG ACGACGTTCCCAGTGCGAGTTTTCCACCTCCTGGGGGTGGAGACCCTGATTGTGACCAACGCCTCCGGGGGTCTGAACGAGGATTACAAGGTCGGAGACATCATGGTCATCAAGGACCACATCAACCTGCCCGGATTCGCTGGCATCAACCCTCTGCTGGGACCCAATGATGACCG GTTTGGAGAGCGGTTCCCCTGTATGTCCGACGCCTACGACAAGGAGCTCCGGAGACTGGCAGCGGAAGTGTCACGGGACCTGGGGTACAGCGCCATCACGCACGAGGGTATTTACTGTGGCCTGGCCGGACCTTCCTACGAGACCATCGCGGAGAGTCGCATGCTGCGGATACTCGGGGCAGACGCTGTGG GAATGAGCACCACCCATGAGGTGATAGCCGCACGCCATTGCAAGCTGCGAGTCTTTGGCCTGTCATTGGTCAGCAACAAGGTGGTGATGGATTATGAGAGTTTGGATCGAGCAAACCACGAGGAGGTCCTGCAGGCTGGGAAACACAGCGCCGAGCTCCTGGAGAAGCTGGTCACCCACATCGTCGGGAGGATCGACTGTAACAGCAACATGTCCTAG